The Naumovozyma castellii chromosome 5, complete genome genomic interval CCCACCTAATCCTCCACCTAGTCGTCTTggtttgaaatatttcataGTTCTgcttctttcaatatcgACAATACACGTTCTACCTTTAATATCAATACCACGATGGActccaatttctttaaatgcCATTTTACTACTCATTGGATCTAAAAATACGATGAAAGCATACCCCTTAGATTTATTAGTTAATTTATCTCTTACAAttctaattttttcaatctctccaaatttaacaaataatttctGTAATTCTAATTCAGTTGTATCATAAGGAAGTCTTCCTATAAAAATAGTTCTATATGGATCTGtatctttaatatttgGATCATTATGAGGATCCCAATTCCTTATAGACTCattcattttggaaattcGTTCTTTTTCAACCTCTTCAAATTGCTTGTCTTCGTCCACCTTCGTTTGGCTATCTGATGGAAAGTCATTTAAATATGATTGTAAGTTATTGCTAAGGAATTGAGAGACACCTGTAATGTTAGGATTGGTT includes:
- the SNP1 gene encoding U1 snRNP complex subunit SNP1 (ancestral locus Anc_7.250), translated to MAPPISKLPSDISHLFKPGPPLRYFKSTDYPPSKRQTNPNITGVSQFLSNNLQSYLNDFPSDSQTKVDEDKQFEEVEKERISKMNESIRNWDPHNDPNIKDTDPYRTIFIGRLPYDTTELELQKLFVKFGEIEKIRIVRDKLTNKSKGYAFIVFLDPMSSKMAFKEIGVHRGIDIKGRTCIVDIERSRTMKYFKPRRLGGGLGGRGYSNRDNRRTFKDHGDRPSYGFRRGHPLDSNATRDHGYSHTSSHRHVDFPRHVGGYQSGSRYNDRAVDVSQAPSTARLTGTSDSPTAGTTVTTSYRSRTSRIRDTSSSKKAEMPDY